From the genome of Setaria viridis chromosome 1, Setaria_viridis_v4.0, whole genome shotgun sequence:
TCAGTGCTTACCGTAAAACCGTCCGTGGTCCCGTCATCCCAATCCCGTGGCAACGTGGGATtctgaatcggctatgcgtTCGTCCGCTATAGACTTGAGTTAACTTGTGTTTTTCCACGCAGGTTGCCAGTGGCGTGCAGGGTGCCAGCGTGGTGGATGATGGAGGTGAGTTGTCCTTTGCTTGCCGATTCAGATAGCGTGTTTTGTACCCGTCGCGTACGATTTTGTATTACTATTCATCAATTGTGTAACGGCGCAATTTTTGGGCTTCGGTGATTTCTTTGTCGCTGCTTATGAAATTTTTTTGTGCAGTGGAAAGGCCATGGAAGCTGAGTGATGCTCGCCTTGTTCTGGAAGATGGTTCTGCGTGGAAGGCCAAGTCTTTTGGTGCTTCAGGAACACAAGTTGGTGAAGTTGTTTTCAACACGTCATTGACAGGGTAAATCCTCTAGGACTTGCTTTTACTTTTGTCTGAGTGATGGCATGTTTTGCATGTCCTAGTTGATTACTGCTTGTTTTCTCAGTCAAGATGACGGTTTACTCATGATGGAAGTTAAGTAGTAGATACTTCTTGAAAAACTAAGTAGATATTTGATGGGTCAGTTGACAGTTACTCCTACCAGAGCTAACTTATCTCATATAGCCATATAGGTGCACGGGTATTGCATATATGTTGCAGCCTAGTCACTGTTATATCAAAGAAATGAGCTGAAATATTAAAAAACCTGTTCCATCCTCTTTTCAATCCATTTTGTTTGAAATTTTCAGTTCTACGATATTAAGAGTACATCGGAGTTTGGTGCGGCATAACCATTAGGGATGAATTGCTGGATCCTGGTATTCcttacattaaaaaaaatatgtgccTTTTTGAGGCCAGATAATTCGGGGAATGGTACTTTTGTTCATCACATTTGGTAGAGCTACTCAGGCATCGATATACTGAGGATGATAAGTTCTTTTAGAAAATACACAGAAGATGATTTTAGCTAGGCATATTTGTCTGGATGGTTGACCCAGGGATTCTACTAATCTGGCACTCAGATTTCAGAGTGCTACCATTCCTCAATAAACTTCTTTGTATTATCGCACAAGAGTTTTCATTTTTACATTGTGAATGCTGCAAGGCTGTCTTGCCACAGTATTACTCTAGCATGAgtgattgtttgttttaaattcATGCATGACCCAGCAGCCTTGGTTATCTTGGTGATGCGAGCACCATTTTATGTTAGACTAAGAATCGTCCTTTATGTGTCATTCGTGGTTGCAGCTATCAGGAGATTTTGACTGACCCGAGCTATGCTGGTCAATTTGTCCTGATGACCAATCCCCATATTGGAAACACTGGCGTTAATCCCGGTTTGTTACCCTTCCTTAAAAGATGTAAGATGTTCTAAAATTAAGCATGAAATAACTTGTATTGCTTTTGCAGATGATGAAGAATCGAGCAGATGTTTCCTTGGTGGCCTAATCATAAGAAATCTAAGCATATGGTAAATTTTTCTGTTTTATTATAAGTTGATACTCTTGAGAGAACTTCCCCCAGTTTCTTGTTGTTaaacttttaatttcttttGTAGTACTTCCAACTGGCGATGCAAAGAAACACTTGAAGAGTATCTGATTAAGAGGAACATTATGGGAATATGTAAGTAATAGAAGCTAACATGTCTTCTCTATCTCTAGTCCACATGCACGCAcaaaaagtaaaataaaatagatCTCTAACTTCTTCTTGGATTGCCCTTTTTTTCAGATGACGTGGATACACGTGCCATAACACGGAGATTAAGAGAAGATGGTAGTCTTATTGGCGTCCTGAGTACTGATCAATCTCGGACGGACGATGAGCTGTTGGAAATGGCCCAGAAGTGGAAAATTGTTGGTATGTTAAGATTTCTTTAAGCAGTGATGTCCTTGAGTCCTTCAGGAACTAACCTGCCCCTTTTTTAACCCCCCATATTTGATTATCTGTATGATTCTAAAAATTTCAACATACTTCATTATCAGTCTCCAGTGATAAACCTGATCCTAAATGACTGCCTAATGATTAGCTTGTATATAACATATTGCTCTTTCCCAACATAATATAGTACAAACTACCTTAAAATGTATTGAGCTATTGCTGGGTAAAATGCTACATAATATCTTTTTTAGGGCCTTTGCTAGACAATATCTGTTGACCTTTGTCGGAACTGAGTGCCATTGAATATCATCGATGAATTCATCACTTCAAATATCTCAGTGCATGTTTCAGAAAAGAAGAGTTGAAAAAGAGCAAGGGAGCAACTAAAAATATCTGCTTTTAAGTTTTAACTTTTATTAAATCTGTTGGAGCAACTTAGATTTGTTACTGTCTCAATTGAGTGACTTAGTTCATCTTGGCATTGTTTTGTTGCACATGGGAATGGTAGTTCTTCAGTACTTGTTCTGTTATATTGCTGCAAATGACCTCTGAATGATGTTTATGCTGTTGTCTCTTGGTTGTAATGGAAGTAACTTTTGTGTTAATATTATGCAGGAGTTGATTTGATTAGTGGTGTCACATGTGATGCTCCATATGAATGGTCAGACAAAACAGATTCAGAATGGGAGTTCAAGAAGGATCAGTCGAGTGAAACTTTTCATGTCAGTATTGGCGTCCTCCCTGGCTCCCTCGCTCCCTGTGCTCATCAAAATATATCTTGCAACTGACGTTGGCTTGCTTTTCTTCTATATAGGTGGTTGCTTATGATTTTGGAATCAAGCATAATATTATGAGACGCTTGACATCATATGGATGCAAGATAACTGTTGTTCCAGCGAATTGGCCTGCTTCAGAGGTACTTAAGTTGAAGCCTGATGGTGTTCTTTTTAGCAATGGTCCAGGAGATCCAGCTGCAGTTCCCTATGCTGTGAAGACAGTACAAGAAATAATTGGGAAGGTTCCTGTGTTTGGCATATGTATGGGCCACCAATTGATTGGGCAGGCTCTTGGTGGGAAGACATTCAAAATGAAGTTTGGTCATCATGGGGGGAATCACCCTGTTTGTGATCTCCGAAGTGGACGTGTAGACATAAGTGCACAGGTTTGTTCCGacatcttgatttttttttctgcctgATATGAATCATGTCTGTTAAAAATCATCCAATTTTGTTTGACTGATACAGTACTGATCCTCTCACTTAGTTTCCTGTTGTATGACCTGCCTATTTGTTGAGAGGTGCTGCACTTCTTTCACGCTTTCCTTCAGTAAATTTGAACTGCCCAGACTCTTCATACAAAATTGTAAATTTTTTTAGGTAATCATGTTGTATCCACTTTGCCAGTCTAGCCTGCTAGATGAAAAGGTTGAATATTACAAATCAGTTGTGATATAAAAATTGATGTTGATCAAAGTGACTTGGCTGCTCCACCAAGAAAATCATGTTTTACCTCCTAGTAGAATGGTAGCATCCATGCCAGTGCTGTTACCTTTCCTTAATCTGTGTCTATGAGAGTCTGAAATGACTATTCTTTATCCCTTTTATTACTTGTTATGCTTCCTAGCTGTCTGCATGCTCTGCATTGTCCTAAACCACAATTTGTTTCCCTGCAGAACCATAACTACGCAGTTGACCCAGATTCACTTCCAGAAGGAGCGAAAGTAACTCACATCAATCTCAACGATAATAGCTGTGCTGGCCTTCAGTACCCCAAGATGAAGCTGATGTCTCTCCAGTACCATCCCGAGTCGTCACCAGGGCCGCATGACTCCGACACAGGTACATTTCTTTTAGTACTAGCCTCTTCTGTGTACAACATGTTGTGGAGTTCACTGCTATCTTAGTTTGATTGAGCTGACTTTATTATCCACCTTTTGTGCTTTACAGCTTTTGGTGAATTTATAGAGCTCATGAAGAGCAACAGATTGTGAGGAGTGGAGAGTACATGAGAAGGTCAATAATTATATTGGTGCTCCCTTGCACCAAGCTCAAAAGAATTTGTTGTACCTGTAGTGTCCGTCTTTCAGATGTTCTTGTGCTTGAATATTTTTTGGGGGTCGAAAGGACTTGAGAATAAGATGCTCTGCACTTTGTACCATGAAATCACCTGCTTGAGTTTCCTGTTACTGCAGAAAGATGCTTCATACTATCAAAACTGTACGGAAGCGGTGCACTAATGCCCTGCGAATTTCTTGCCGGCAAGTAAAGCTGGTGATGACGAGCATCAGTAGGGATAAAGAACGGACAGCGAGTAATAGAGGCTGGTCAAGGGATACTTTTGTTTTTCCAGGCTAATCAGATATGCACAACGTTGCTTTCAACTTTTTTAAATGTATGATGGAAAACCATCCAGCTTTTGGTGAGTGGCGCGAAGATCTTTCAGCGTGCGCGCGTACGCCGATGATGGAAAACTTTCTCGTTTATCCGGAATGCACTTTCAGATGCTCTATCTGACCAGATTGACGGCTCTACGAGGAGGGGAAAAGGGGTTAGGGTTCTTTTTTAGCTGTTGGCGCTGCCAGTGGATAGGTGGCTGGGTGGGTTTGCCAGATTCATTTGAGTTGGGTTGGGATGTCTGTTTTTCGATCACCGTCTGTTTTCGGCAATTAGTCGAGGTCACGCGACTTGGGAATTTGCTGCGTGTCTCCTCCCGCAGCTCGCTACCCGTCCCTTTCCTCGTTTTGCAAGGTGTTTGGTTGTAGGTCGTAAGCACCATCACTCTCTAAGAAAAGAGTGCGCGAGAGAATCCGCCTTCCAGGTTTTCCGATCATTCTTGGTGGGGTGAGGCAAGCTTATCTTATTAGATCAAAGAGCAGTAACCTGAAAagaagcaaacaaaaaaaaagtaaggcAATTGAAAGAAGAAATTAATGAGTAGAAAAAACATGACAATCGAGACGCCAGTGCACTTTTGGTTTTTGCGATGCATCGATTATCATTCTTTGACCACCGCATTGTACTATGTTTTCACCATCAATTTGTCTCGTCCAAATGTGTTCGTAGGTTGACTCCAAATCAATCATAACTCAATTTTATTTTCCGCTTTAATTTTACAATTGCTACTCGGCCTGGAGTACTATGTTGGAAACCATGTCATTATTTCCAATAATGGTATATAAATTCAGTATCGGCCTTTGGGCTTAGCCACGTCCTTCCCGGCCCCTAGGTCGGCACTAACCTCGAAGCATCCTCTGCCCACACCGTCGTGCTCATATTCGGCCGTGCCAGCGCCGCCGATCGAACTCGCCCCAGAGTCCAGGCACCGACCCAAGCACGGGTAGCCGCCACCCAGAGACACTCTCTGCAGCTCGCGGCCGTCGTTGTCCTCGCTTCCCTGTCCAATCCCCGGCCGCCGGTTTCGGACTAGCGTGATCCATCCGGGCCTGGGAATTGTGATTGATTTCTCTCGTGGGTGAGGAAACCCTAACTTTCTTGGATTTAGCGGGTGTTGTTCTTGGGGAATCGTTTTAACTGCAGCGAGCAATCAATTCCGAATCTCTTCCAGTTACTAGCGGGATTCCTCGCTGCATGGTGTGGTGCTTGTTTAATTTACCATGCACGGTTCTGGTTCAGTTCGTTCAGGTGCTTTCTTCAGCGAGGCTAGATCGATCTCAGTTGAGTCCGTTGATTTTAAGCGGCGTGTGCAGTTAATTTTCTATAAAGTTTGGGTGTTCAACCAAATTGCCCGCCGTTTCTTACACTGTCTTATCAAGATTGTTGATAATTAATGTTCTTCATTGGAGCCCAATTAATGTTCTTCATTGAATAGGCGGCCGTTCTCCCTGCATTGTAGAATTTGCGTTAAAAGTAAAGTGCAAGTACAAAGTTACAAGAAAGTAAGGTACAAAGTTGGAGAAAGAAAAACAGTGAAAGAAATATGGAAAAGGGGGCTTGGGAGTAGGAAGTACAATGTCTGAGGTCGGGAAAACAGTTGTTTCAGCAAATTTTGAGTCTGAAGCCAATCGATCTGTGTTTAGAGTTTCTTAGGTAGCACTGAATTTCCACAGCTCTATTATCTCTTTAATATTCCTTCCTACCTGATGTGCAGGCCACAATTGTATTTTGAAGACAACATTTGGATGGAGCAGCATGATTCCTTGGCTGACTCGCCAAGGAGGCGGTATAACCTTCTGCGAGACAAGGTCCAACTGGTCAAAAGGAAGGACTCAAACCGCTATGAGATTGTCCGCTTTCACGATCCATTGTCTTTTGAGAAAGGCTTCTTTGTTGTAATCCGCGCCTGCCAGCTTCTGGTACAGCACAATGAAGGGATAATATTTGTGGGTGTTGCCGGACCCTCCGGTGCTGGGAAGACAGTGTTTACTGAGAAGGTCGTCAATTTCATGCCTAATGTTGCTGTGATATCAATGGACAACTACAATGACGCAACTCGCATAGTTGATGGCAATTTTGATGGTAGTCCTAATCACCAAGCACTTTGCATCTTGTCCTATTGTTTATTAATATGTATGCCACTTCCTTCACAACAACAAAATTTCTGAAAAACTAATGGAAGATAGTTGATGTCACATATATCTGAGCAGTGTGTCTACACATCTGGTCACTTGGAAACTGCATACCTCTGCATTAATAATGTGATAATTATTATCCTATATGCTTTATGATGCAATGTTAGTATGAGATTATTGCAAGCTGCATTCTCTAAGGTGATAAGTTTTCCAACCACAGAAATTGATATTTTCGCATATTCAAACTTGCTCAGATCCACGTCTAACAGACTATGACACACTGTTGGAAAACATTCATGGTCTCAAGGAAGGAAGGTCAGTTCAAGTTCCAATATACGATTTTAAGGCGAGCTGCCGGACTGGGTATAGGTAAATAATCGCTGCCATCTTTCAGCATAAAGCTTAGGTCCATATTTTGTTATTCATTTCTAAGATTACCATTTCTTATGTGCAACAGAACAGTTGATGCCCCTAGCTCCCGGATTGTTATTATCGAAGGTATATATGCACTGAGTGAGAAGTTACGGCCATTTATGGACTTGCGTGTTTCTGTCACTGGTGGTGTTCATTTTGACCTGGTGAAGAGGGTTTTAAGGGACATACAGCGAGCTGGCCAGGAGCCTGAAGAAATAATTCATCAGATCTCAGAAACGGTAGGTTGAATTTTCCAAATTGGCTATACATTTCATAAACAGTCTTATGGTTCATGTTAACATGTGAATTACCTCTTACTGCAATCGGTGTGGTTTAATGAAAGATGGCATTTCCAGGTTTATCCAATGTACAAGGCTTTCATTGAACCAGATTTGGAGACTGCACATATTAAAATCATCAACAAGTTCAATCCATTCTCAGGGTTCCAAAATCCCATGTACATTCTAAAGGTATGCATTAATAACATctcgttttctttttttttttcatccatGTCCTAGCAATCTTGGTTCTCGTCTGATCACAAGACAGCTTAAACAACTAATAGAAAATTGTTGAATTGTGCACCAACGACATAGTTTcaacaacaatttttttttatgattttgccAGTATAACTTACCATTGGCTGTCTGTACTTGCAGTCATCAAGGTCTCTAACACCTGAGAAAATCAAGGCTGTGCTTGGTGATGATCATACAGAAAGCAACGAAGAAACTTATGATATATATCTACTTCCACCTGGTGAAGACCCAGAAGCATGCCAATCTTATTTGAGAATGCGGAATAGGGAAGGGAAATATAATCTAATGTTTGAGGTATAtcagttttttgtttttcctcTCATCGATAAAATTTGAGTTTTATGTTTTTTTCTCTCTAGTGAATGGAATTTCAGTTTATCTTTAATGGCTGCATATTATATTTTTGAAGGACATTGTTGGTTGTTCATGTTCTAATGCTAGATTGCTAGTATTGTAAGGTTCTTTTGATTAAGACCATTCTTTAGCTTCCATGTAATTTATTCCATACACATACGCCCAGGAATCTTTAATTTGCTAAAACATGGAACTTTAGTTCAGTTCAGTTTCTCATTGCAGTAAGACTCTTAATTGTATGTCTCTTTCTATATTTACTAGAACTGCTGAACTGAACACTTTTCTCAGTCTTCTACGCAGTTGGCTTTGTTCTACCCTCTTTGGCTTTTTCACATGTATTTGTTCCTGGATTCCTGTAACTAAGTGCGATGAACAAACCTTTGCTGTCAGCCCTGGTTTTCACTTACCCCCTTGTGTTCTTTTTGTACTTGAAGGAATGGGTGACCGACAATCCTTTTATTATATCACCAAGGATCACTTTTGAAGTCAGTGTACGTCTTCTTGGTGGTTTGATGGCATTGGGATATACTATTGCAGCTATACTGAAGAGAAGCAGTCGTGTTTTTTCTGATGGCAAGGCAACTATTAAAATTGACTGGCTGGAGCAACTTAACCGGCAGTATATACAAGTGAGCATAATCTTTGCCGTTTGGTTGCTGTAGTTTCTCTCAGTGTTATTGTTCACATCTCGAGTTCTTAAGTACTATCTAATTCTTTACTTTTTGTATCTCAACAACTGTTTAATAaccttgcttcttttttttaggTGCAAGGAAGAGATCGGCTTTATGTTAAATATGTAGCAGAGCAGTTAGGTTTGGATGGTTCTTATATACCACGCACATATATTGAGCAAATTCAGCTAGAGAAATTGATAAACGATGTTATGGTATGCATTTGATTAGTTATGCGCTTACACAACATATTAGCATTACTTCTAGTTGTATTGCTTAGTCATCGGTTGGGTCTGACTGATATGCAGGCATTACCAGAGGATTTGAAGACAAAGCTCAGCATTGATGATGAGCTGGTCTCAAGTCCAAAGGAAGCCTTTTCCCGTGTTTCTGCGGATAGAAGAAACAAACTTATGAAGAGGTTTCTTAATAACATACCTGTTTCCATTTTAAACGGTTGCTCCTGTAAAGTTAAATATTAACTTTGGAACCTGAATAAAGttagctgatttttttttgtcattatTGTCCAGTGGTCTATCTCATTCATATTCAACGCATGGAGACAAAAATATAGTGAAATTGAGTAAACTGACAGATAGCAACAGGAGGTTTGGTGGAGGACGAGCCCCTGAACCTCCTGCCATCAACCAGGTGAGTTTTGTAAAGAGATATATAACTAAACGTGGTAATCCAAAGCCTATATTTGACATATGGAACACTGATGTGCAAATGTTCTTGTTTCCACTTGTATTTCATAGGGTGCAATCACCCAGCTTTCTGAGCAGATATCAACATTGAATGAAAGGATGGACGAGTTTACCTCTCGAGTTGAAGAACTTAATTCAAAGCTTACAGTGAAGAAACATCTACCCAGTCAACAGAATTTGGCTCTTCCAAACGATGCTTGTAATGGTTCCACACCTACGAATCTCTTTGTTTCTCAGTTAGGCAATGGTACTCTGATACCTCATTCTTCATCGTCAAACCAACTTGCAAAGGATTCCCCTATGATAGAAGAggtctccctcccctccctataTTTTTCATAGCTTGTTGGAATTAGATGTATTAGTACTGTTAACATTGTTTTAATACCAGTTTATTTAATAGCTCAAGAGTTCAAAGGGAATTTTTGAGACCTCAAAGACAGGCCATAACAATTTGATAAAAATAGCAGTGATCAGGGGTTGTCATGGATTTCCTCAAATAGAGTAGACATGTGGGTCACAAATTCGATCATGTTTGAGTTTATCTAGTccaaaacaaataaaaagaaaatcaagTAATTCAGCTCCTTTTCTAGTACAAGTAGTGTCACAATATAGTTAGCGTCTTAGCGATGTCCAAAAACAATGTTACTATATATCTATGAAATATCAAATCATATTTAGATTGGAAAAACCACATATCGAGTGTGAATAATTGCATGGTTTCATAAGTTAGTTTGATGCACCATTAGTATTCATGCACAAATTGACAAAACTGAAGGAACCAAATGtcacatggtttcaacaagaTGTACTTTTAGTATTCATGCACAAACTGACAAAATTGAAGGAACCAAATGTCAACGCCCCCCAAAAAAAGTAACCAAATGtcacatggtttcaacaaatACTGCCTCTGTTCCAAAATGTAAGACATTTAAATTTTGgcctaagtcaaacttttttttttactttgaccAGATTATAGATATTTGCATTAACAAGATTTATTTGATATAACTAATTTGATGTTGTGGATGTTGCTGTATTTTTCAATAAGtttggtcaaagttagagaaaTTTGACTTCTTACAtttttgaacggagggagtaccatatAACTAATTGAACTCATGTGCACCTTCTGCAACATTCAGCTGAATTGCAGGTTAACAATCCCATACCTTCTcttcagaaaataaaaaatctgGCATAAAATGTTCCTGTGGCAAAGCTTCTTCATGACAGGACTCTTGAACTcgatttttcttcttcatcttaGATATGTATTGTGCAAAGCCTAGGCTGAATGAATATGGTACTCTTGACTTTGCTAAATTTTAATGGTATAAGCAAGTTTTTTGGTTATTCAATATGTTGTGAAATTCTATTTAGTATCTTATTATAACACTTCATTTGTACATATCTTGACTTGAATTTCATGTTTGATGCTTTGTTTCCTAAGCAGATTATGAACATATCAAGAGGTCAGCGCCAAGTTATACATCAGCTTGACAATCTGACTAACCTGCTTCATGAGCATTTGGTCTTAACGCGACAAGCAAATGCCGCCAGCAGGAACGGAGTGCTGGATATTGACTCAGTCATCTGCCCACTTATTTGCCTGACAGTAGCCAGTGTTGGGTACTTCATGTTTAAAGGTCTCAGCCGGGGCTGACCAAAATGAATCAGCCCAAACATGTGCTCTGAGGCTTACCATCGGTTGGTGAAGTTCAGGAGGAAGccaaccatcacaactgatctgCAATACATACCCCAGAGTTCAGATTCCATACTGATGTTCTCTCCTGCAAGCTAAAGATAGACAACCCACAAACGCTTACAGCAGGAAGACCATATCTAACAGCTTACAAGGTCCTAAGATAAAGTCATATACCATCACAATCAACAAAGCCTTCGTTTTTGAGAGAATTACTCACAAAAATGGTGTACCAGAGGCATATACTTTTCTGTAACGGATACTGGCTGTCCCCAGTATCAATAAATTTTGGAGATGATAATAGATTAATAATCCTCAGATAATGTCGAtgaaattatgagaaaatcttGCTGGAAATTGTTGTGTGTCTCATGTTTTCTGGCTCACCAAGTTCGCCTGGTCACAAGTCGCACCTGTATTCAAACAGGACGCTTTAATGAGGCGTTGCCTCTCCTCATTCTGAAACGAGCTACACAAGCTGGCATGTAACCATTAATGAGTCACAAATT
Proteins encoded in this window:
- the LOC117835130 gene encoding carbamoyl phosphate synthase small chain, chloroplastic gives rise to the protein MAATPATASAPSRCLSGAKPRCAALRSPSSLAVAAPPEGLRPRGSRALSVRAKVASGVQGASVVDDGVERPWKLSDARLVLEDGSAWKAKSFGASGTQVGEVVFNTSLTGYQEILTDPSYAGQFVLMTNPHIGNTGVNPDDEESSRCFLGGLIIRNLSICTSNWRCKETLEEYLIKRNIMGIYDVDTRAITRRLREDGSLIGVLSTDQSRTDDELLEMAQKWKIVGVDLISGVTCDAPYEWSDKTDSEWEFKKDQSSETFHVVAYDFGIKHNIMRRLTSYGCKITVVPANWPASEVLKLKPDGVLFSNGPGDPAAVPYAVKTVQEIIGKVPVFGICMGHQLIGQALGGKTFKMKFGHHGGNHPVCDLRSGRVDISAQNHNYAVDPDSLPEGAKVTHINLNDNSCAGLQYPKMKLMSLQYHPESSPGPHDSDTAFGEFIELMKSNRL
- the LOC117835113 gene encoding inorganic pyrophosphatase TTM1 isoform X1, which gives rise to MEQHDSLADSPRRRYNLLRDKVQLVKRKDSNRYEIVRFHDPLSFEKGFFVVIRACQLLVQHNEGIIFVGVAGPSGAGKTVFTEKVVNFMPNVAVISMDNYNDATRIVDGNFDDPRLTDYDTLLENIHGLKEGRSVQVPIYDFKASCRTGYRTVDAPSSRIVIIEGIYALSEKLRPFMDLRVSVTGGVHFDLVKRVLRDIQRAGQEPEEIIHQISETVYPMYKAFIEPDLETAHIKIINKFNPFSGFQNPMYILKSSRSLTPEKIKAVLGDDHTESNEETYDIYLLPPGEDPEACQSYLRMRNREGKYNLMFEEWVTDNPFIISPRITFEVSVRLLGGLMALGYTIAAILKRSSRVFSDGKATIKIDWLEQLNRQYIQVQGRDRLYVKYVAEQLGLDGSYIPRTYIEQIQLEKLINDVMALPEDLKTKLSIDDELVSSPKEAFSRVSADRRNKLMKSGLSHSYSTHGDKNIVKLSKLTDSNRRFGGGRAPEPPAINQGAITQLSEQISTLNERMDEFTSRVEELNSKLTVKKHLPSQQNLALPNDACNGSTPTNLFVSQLGNGTLIPHSSSSNQLAKDSPMIEEIMNISRGQRQVIHQLDNLTNLLHEHLVLTRQANAASRNGVLDIDSVICPLICLTVASVGYFMFKGLSRG
- the LOC117835113 gene encoding inorganic pyrophosphatase TTM1 isoform X2 → MEQHDSLADSPRRRYNLLRDKVQLVKRKDSNRYEIVRFHDPLSFEKGFFVVIRACQLLVQHNEGIIFVGVAGPSGAGKTVFTEKVVNFMPNVAVISMDNYNDATRIVDGNFDDPRLTDYDTLLENIHGLKEGRSVQVPIYDFKASCRTGYRTVDAPSSRIVIIEGIYALSEKLRPFMDLRVSVTGGVHFDLVKRVLRDIQRAGQEPEEIIHQISETVYPMYKAFIEPDLETAHIKIINKFNPFSGFQNPMYILKSSRSLTPEKIKAVLGDDHTESNEETYDIYLLPPGEDPEACQSYLRMRNREGKYNLMFEEWVTDNPFIISPRITFEVSVRLLGGLMALGYTIAAILKRSSRVFSDGKATIKIDWLEQLNRQYIQVQGRDRLYVKYVAEQLGLDGSYIPRTYIEQIQLEKLINDVMALPEDLKTKLSIDDELVSSPKEAFSRVSADRRNKLMKSGLSHSYSTHGDKNIVKLSKLTDSNRRFGGGRAPEPPAINQGAITQLSEQISTLNERMDEFTSRVEELNSKLTVKKHLPSQQNLALPNDAYYEHIKRSAPSYTSA